The DNA segment TCCTACATGTACGATGAAAAATATAAGACGAATGATTTTCACGAATTTTTAATTGAATCGATATAGATGTTTTCTCCAGATTTTTGCAAGAATCCATCCTACTAATGCTCCGCCAACGTGGGCGAAATGAGCTATTCCTCCTACATTACCTGAAATTCCGAGCCATACGGAGCCTATAACAATAATTGGCAGTAAATATTTAACTTTCATAGGAATCGGAATAAACATGATCCCGATTTTTGCATCAGGGTAAAGTGTTGCAAACGCTGCCACAACCCCGAAAATCGCTCCGGAAGCTCCTACCATTGGTGATGTTAATGCAATATAAAGATTATAAGCATCTTCATTATTTGTATAAGGTATGGGATTAAAATTAAATTTACTGAGGTCTGCTTTCATAAAAATCTCCGAAACATTGATATTGGCATCTGTAAGGGCAGAAGTAAGTTGCTGAACCTCATAAAAGTTCCATAAATTAAAAAGGAAAAAAGCACCTAAACCACTCAAAAAGTATAAAATCAAATATTTTTTCTCTCCTAAAACTTGTTCCAGCACAGGTCCGAAACTCCATAATGTAAGCATGTTGAAAATAATATGAGCATATCCTCCATGCATAAACATATGCGTAATAATCTGCCATGATCTGAAATTGGGTGAAAAAGGATAAAATGCAGATAGGGAAACGTAAAATTGAGGGAATATAAAACCAACCAAAATAAATACAATTACATTGATGATGATGATATTTCTCGTGATAGGAGGGATACTATTAAACATACTTTAAAATTTATTTTTAAAATCATTGAACGGAACTTCAAAAAAGCATCTTTTTCCATTGGGTAAAAATTCCGGGAAACCTAATGCTGTAAAATCTCTGATCAGCTGTTCCGCATCTTTTTTGTAGATATAATCAAATCTTGACTTCGACTGCATTTTGTTCCACTGATTCTGGTAAAACTGCAGGAATTCTTCTTCTGTCTTATATTCCAGAATGTCAAAAAGATTCTCCAGGAATTT comes from the Chryseobacterium nepalense genome and includes:
- a CDS encoding rhomboid family intramembrane serine protease; protein product: MFNSIPPITRNIIIINVIVFILVGFIFPQFYVSLSAFYPFSPNFRSWQIITHMFMHGGYAHIIFNMLTLWSFGPVLEQVLGEKKYLILYFLSGLGAFFLFNLWNFYEVQQLTSALTDANINVSEIFMKADLSKFNFNPIPYTNNEDAYNLYIALTSPMVGASGAIFGVVAAFATLYPDAKIGIMFIPIPMKVKYLLPIIVIGSVWLGISGNVGGIAHFAHVGGALVGWILAKIWRKHLYRFN